From Streptomyces sp. 6-11-2, one genomic window encodes:
- the alc gene encoding allantoicase — translation MTATLSFTGDANPYGGGDPYADFRTADFPFTRHANLADRRLGAGVIAANDEFFAQRENLLVPERAEFDPEDFGHKGKVMDGWETRRRRGVSAEHPWPTEDDHDWALIRLGAPGVVRGIVVDTAHFRGNYPQAVSVEGTSVDGAPTPEELLADDVKWTTLVPRTAVGGHADNGFEVNAEQRFTHLRLKQHPDGGVARLRVYGEVVPDPAWLAALGTFDVVALENGGSVVDASNLFYSPATNTIQPGRSRKMDDGWETRRRRDQGNDWISYRLAGHTEIRALEIDTAYLKGNSAGWASVSVKDGEDGEWTEILPRTRLQPDTNHRFVLPAAAVGTHARVDIFPDGGISRLRLFGTLTEQGAAALAARHQELGG, via the coding sequence GTGACGGCGACCCTGAGCTTCACCGGCGACGCGAACCCCTACGGCGGCGGCGACCCGTACGCCGACTTCCGTACGGCCGACTTCCCCTTCACCAGGCACGCCAACCTGGCCGACCGCCGGCTCGGCGCGGGTGTCATCGCCGCCAACGACGAGTTCTTCGCCCAGCGCGAGAACCTGCTGGTGCCCGAGCGGGCCGAGTTCGACCCCGAGGACTTCGGGCACAAGGGCAAGGTCATGGACGGCTGGGAGACCCGCCGCCGGCGCGGCGTCTCGGCCGAGCACCCCTGGCCCACCGAGGACGACCACGACTGGGCGCTGATCCGGCTCGGCGCGCCCGGCGTCGTCCGCGGCATCGTCGTGGACACCGCCCACTTCCGCGGCAACTACCCGCAGGCCGTCTCCGTCGAGGGCACCTCGGTCGACGGCGCCCCCACGCCCGAGGAACTCCTCGCCGACGACGTCAAGTGGACGACCCTCGTCCCGCGCACCGCCGTCGGCGGCCACGCGGACAACGGCTTCGAGGTGAACGCCGAGCAGCGCTTCACGCACCTGCGTCTCAAGCAGCACCCCGACGGCGGCGTCGCGCGCCTGCGGGTGTACGGCGAGGTCGTGCCCGACCCCGCGTGGCTGGCCGCGCTCGGCACCTTCGACGTGGTGGCGCTGGAGAACGGCGGCAGCGTCGTGGACGCCTCCAACCTCTTCTACTCGCCGGCCACCAACACCATCCAGCCGGGCCGTTCCCGCAAGATGGACGACGGCTGGGAGACCCGCCGCCGCCGCGACCAGGGCAACGACTGGATCAGCTACCGTCTCGCCGGGCACACCGAGATCCGCGCCCTGGAGATCGACACCGCCTACCTCAAGGGCAACAGCGCCGGCTGGGCGTCGGTCTCCGTCAAGGACGGGGAGGACGGCGAGTGGACGGAGATCCTGCCGCGCACCCGTCTCCAGCCCGACACCAACCACCGCTTCGTGCTGCCCGCGGCGGCCGTCGGCACGCACGCGCGCGTGGACATCTTCCCGGACGGAGGCATCTCCCGGCTCCGTCTGTTCGGCACGCTGACCGAGCA
- a CDS encoding DUF5955 family protein: MLRSLDRRPATGGKEDPRVTELRTAVARLRRELAAHPAEFSDRAIAEDELAALAAMAAHGTPEIPRLRRSLLLIAGSIGSVSALAHGLSQVRTAVDLFAEPPRG, translated from the coding sequence GTGTTGCGGAGCTTGGACCGGCGGCCGGCGACCGGCGGCAAAGAGGATCCCAGGGTGACGGAACTGCGGACCGCCGTGGCCCGGCTGCGCCGTGAACTCGCCGCGCATCCGGCGGAGTTCTCCGACCGTGCCATCGCCGAGGACGAACTGGCCGCCCTCGCCGCGATGGCCGCCCACGGCACTCCCGAGATCCCGCGGCTGCGCCGCTCCCTGCTGCTGATCGCCGGATCCATCGGCTCGGTCAGCGCCCTGGCGCACGGACTGTCCCAGGTGCGTACCGCGGTCGACCTGTTCGCGGAGCCGCCGCGCGGTTGA
- a CDS encoding ABC transporter permease, translating to MFVAWRDLRFAKGRFALMGAVVTLITLLVGLLSGLTAGLAEENVSAVKGLPADHLAFAAPPGGRPVSFTGSSLPPEAVRRWAERVPYAEPVAIRTLDAAAGSRTAAVSVFAVRPAAGISPDGVAPGRAVLSAEAASALGVAAGDRVRLGSAVRTVAAVTGGASYSHTPVVWTAWDGGRATVIALRTRGADVPAGDRSAGTKTLAKDDALTAIGSYQAENGSLQLMRGFLFAISALVVGAFFTVWTIQRSPDIAVLKALGASTGHLLRDALGQAAVLLAAGTLLGTGLAALTGALVRGGAIPFVLDLPTVLLPAAVMAALGVLGAGLSVRRITAVDPLTALGGVR from the coding sequence ATGTTCGTCGCATGGAGAGACCTGCGCTTCGCCAAGGGGCGGTTCGCCCTGATGGGAGCCGTGGTCACACTGATCACCCTGCTCGTGGGGCTGTTGTCCGGGCTCACCGCCGGGCTGGCCGAGGAGAACGTCTCGGCGGTGAAGGGCCTGCCCGCCGACCACCTCGCCTTCGCCGCGCCACCCGGCGGCCGGCCGGTGTCGTTCACCGGTTCCTCGCTGCCGCCGGAGGCCGTCCGGCGGTGGGCGGAACGCGTCCCGTACGCGGAGCCGGTCGCGATCCGCACGCTCGACGCGGCCGCCGGGAGCCGTACGGCGGCGGTGTCCGTGTTCGCCGTACGCCCGGCGGCCGGCATCTCACCGGACGGCGTGGCGCCCGGGCGGGCCGTGCTCTCCGCCGAGGCGGCGTCCGCACTCGGCGTCGCCGCCGGGGACCGGGTCCGTCTCGGCTCCGCCGTCCGGACCGTGGCGGCCGTGACGGGCGGTGCCTCCTACAGCCACACGCCCGTGGTGTGGACGGCGTGGGACGGCGGCCGGGCGACCGTGATCGCGCTGCGCACGCGGGGCGCCGACGTTCCGGCCGGGGACCGGAGCGCCGGCACGAAGACCCTCGCCAAGGACGACGCGCTGACCGCGATCGGCTCCTACCAGGCCGAGAACGGCTCGCTGCAACTGATGCGCGGTTTCCTGTTCGCCATCTCCGCGCTGGTCGTCGGGGCGTTCTTCACGGTGTGGACGATCCAGCGGTCCCCCGACATCGCCGTACTCAAGGCGCTCGGGGCCTCCACCGGCCACCTGTTGCGCGACGCGCTGGGACAGGCCGCGGTGCTGCTCGCCGCCGGGACGCTGCTCGGCACCGGGCTCGCGGCCCTGACCGGTGCCCTGGTACGGGGCGGCGCGATTCCCTTCGTGCTCGACCTGCCGACCGTCCTGCTGCCCGCCGCGGTGATGGCCGCCCTGGGCGTGCTGGGCGCCGGCCTCTCCGTCCGGCGGATCACCGCCGTCGACCCGCTGACCGCGCTGGGAGGCGTGCGATGA
- the allB gene encoding allantoinase AllB has protein sequence MPDVQLVLRSTRVVTPEGVRPASVTVADGRIVAVLPHDAEVPAGAWLEDVGDDALLPGLVDTHVHVNDPGRSDWEGFWTATRAAAAGGITTLVDMPLNSLPPTTTVDNLRVKREVARSKAHIDVGFWGGALPDNVKDLRPLHDAGVFGFKCFLSPSGVDEFPELNHDQLTASMAEIAGFGGLLIVHAEDPHELGLAPRLSGPKYADFLQTRPQVSEDSAIDGLIALARRLGARVHILHLSSSGALPLIAAAKREGVRLSVETCPHYLTLTAEEVPDGASEFKCCPPIREAANQDLLWAALADGTIDCVVTDHSPSTVDLKTADFATAWGGISSLQLSLPAIWTEAARRGHGIEDVVRWMSERTANLAGLDRKGAIAPGRDADFAVLATDETFTVDPAALQHRNRITAYAGKTLRGVVKSTWLRGERIYGPALDGHFTEPTGRLLERTN, from the coding sequence TTGCCCGACGTACAGCTCGTACTGCGCTCCACACGCGTCGTCACCCCCGAGGGCGTGCGCCCCGCGTCCGTCACCGTCGCCGACGGCCGGATCGTGGCGGTGCTGCCGCACGACGCCGAGGTTCCGGCGGGAGCGTGGCTTGAGGACGTCGGTGACGACGCTCTGCTGCCCGGCCTCGTCGACACCCATGTCCATGTGAACGACCCCGGGCGCAGCGACTGGGAGGGCTTCTGGACGGCCACCCGGGCGGCCGCCGCCGGAGGCATCACCACCCTCGTCGACATGCCCCTCAACTCGCTGCCGCCGACGACCACCGTCGACAACCTGCGCGTCAAGCGGGAGGTGGCCCGCAGCAAGGCCCACATCGACGTCGGGTTCTGGGGCGGCGCGCTCCCGGACAACGTCAAGGACCTGCGGCCGCTGCACGACGCGGGCGTCTTCGGCTTCAAGTGCTTCCTGTCCCCGTCCGGGGTCGACGAGTTCCCGGAGCTGAACCACGACCAGCTGACCGCGTCCATGGCGGAGATCGCGGGCTTCGGCGGGCTGCTCATCGTGCACGCGGAGGACCCGCACGAACTCGGGCTCGCCCCCCGGTTGAGCGGTCCGAAGTACGCCGACTTCCTGCAGACCCGCCCCCAGGTCTCCGAGGACAGCGCCATCGACGGGCTCATCGCCCTGGCCCGCCGGCTCGGCGCGCGGGTCCACATCCTGCACCTGTCGTCCTCCGGCGCACTGCCGCTGATCGCCGCCGCCAAGCGCGAGGGCGTTCGCCTCAGCGTCGAGACCTGCCCGCACTACCTCACCCTCACCGCCGAGGAAGTGCCCGACGGGGCCAGCGAGTTCAAGTGCTGCCCGCCGATCCGCGAGGCCGCCAACCAGGACCTGCTGTGGGCCGCGCTCGCCGACGGCACCATCGACTGCGTCGTCACCGACCACTCGCCGTCCACCGTGGACCTCAAGACGGCCGACTTCGCCACCGCCTGGGGCGGCATATCCTCGCTCCAGCTGAGCCTGCCGGCCATCTGGACCGAGGCGGCCCGGCGCGGCCACGGCATCGAGGACGTGGTCCGGTGGATGTCCGAACGCACCGCGAACCTCGCCGGTCTGGACCGCAAGGGCGCCATCGCGCCCGGCCGGGACGCCGACTTCGCGGTCCTGGCCACCGACGAGACCTTCACCGTCGACCCCGCCGCGCTCCAGCACCGCAACCGCATCACCGCGTACGCGGGCAAGACCCTGCGCGGTGTCGTGAAATCCACCTGGCTGCGCGGCGAGCGCATCTACGGCCCTGCGCTCGACGGCCACTTCACCGAACCCACCGGCCGACTTCTGGAAAGGACGAACTGA
- a CDS encoding aspartate/glutamate racemase family protein, protein MRILVVNVNTTQSITDSIGEQAAGAASPGTEIVPLTPSFGAESVEGNYESYLAAIAVMEAVRAHPGPFDAVIQAGYGEHGREGLQELLDVPVVDITEAAASTAQFLGRSYSVVTSLDRTVPLIEERLHIAGLSARCASVRASGLAVLDLERDEKAAVAAIAEQAARAVEEDRAEVICLGCGGMSGLTERVVERTGVPVVDGVTAAVTIAESLVRLGLSTSKVRTYAPPRPKRMVNWPPRTR, encoded by the coding sequence ATGCGCATCCTCGTCGTGAACGTCAACACCACGCAGTCCATCACCGACTCGATCGGTGAACAGGCGGCGGGTGCGGCGTCCCCCGGCACCGAGATCGTCCCGCTGACCCCGTCCTTCGGAGCGGAGTCCGTGGAGGGCAACTACGAGAGCTACCTCGCCGCCATCGCCGTGATGGAGGCCGTCCGCGCCCATCCCGGACCCTTCGACGCCGTGATCCAGGCCGGATACGGCGAGCACGGCCGCGAGGGCCTTCAGGAGCTGCTCGACGTACCCGTCGTCGACATCACCGAGGCCGCCGCGAGCACCGCCCAGTTCCTCGGCCGCTCCTACTCCGTCGTCACCAGCCTGGACCGCACGGTCCCGCTGATCGAGGAGCGCCTCCACATCGCCGGGCTGAGCGCCCGGTGCGCCTCCGTGCGGGCCAGCGGGCTCGCCGTGCTCGATCTGGAGCGGGACGAGAAGGCCGCCGTCGCCGCGATCGCCGAACAGGCCGCCCGCGCGGTGGAGGAGGACCGGGCTGAGGTGATCTGCCTCGGCTGCGGGGGCATGTCCGGGCTCACCGAGCGCGTCGTCGAGCGCACCGGCGTCCCGGTCGTCGACGGCGTGACCGCCGCCGTGACGATCGCCGAGTCCCTCGTCCGGCTCGGCCTGTCCACCTCCAAGGTGCGCACATACGCGCCGCCGCGGCCCAAGCGCATGGTCAACTGGCCCCCGCGCACGCGTTGA
- a CDS encoding sensor histidine kinase, producing the protein MDVRTHSSVVVTLRLCLYALFAGLLALAAVRAPSPATVVAALGTGAVFAWGVLRPAVQRSRRAAAMWLAALGVAWLVLLAFSPEALWAAFPLYFLQLHLLPVRWSLPAVAATAGAAIVGFIGHGGQITAGAFIGPLLGAAVAVATVLGYEALYRESERRRELIEELVATRAELAGAERTAGTLAERERLAREIHDTLAQGLSSIQLLLRAAQRALPDGSPAAAHIEQARATAQDNLAEARRFVHALTPPDLERGSLAGALERLCSGVAAPTKVRFTMSGAPAELPTPYEVALLRIAQSALGNTLRHARAHRAEITLSFMDTAVALDVVDDGAGFDPGAGHTAARPDRAADGGFGLPAMRSRAEALGGTFAVESAPGQGTAVAVTLPYPVSGGGA; encoded by the coding sequence ATGGATGTCCGCACCCACTCTTCCGTCGTCGTCACCCTGCGCCTGTGCCTGTACGCGCTGTTCGCAGGCCTGCTGGCGCTCGCCGCGGTTCGCGCGCCGAGTCCTGCCACTGTGGTGGCGGCTCTCGGCACGGGCGCGGTGTTCGCCTGGGGTGTGCTGCGCCCGGCGGTGCAGCGCTCCCGGCGTGCGGCGGCGATGTGGCTGGCGGCGCTCGGCGTGGCCTGGCTGGTGCTGCTCGCGTTCTCTCCCGAGGCCCTGTGGGCGGCCTTCCCGCTGTACTTCCTGCAACTGCACCTGCTGCCGGTGCGCTGGAGCCTGCCCGCGGTCGCCGCGACCGCGGGCGCGGCCATCGTCGGTTTCATCGGGCACGGGGGGCAGATCACCGCGGGCGCGTTCATCGGCCCGCTGCTCGGCGCGGCGGTCGCCGTCGCCACGGTCCTCGGCTACGAGGCCCTGTACCGGGAGAGCGAGCGGCGCCGTGAGCTGATCGAGGAGCTGGTGGCCACCCGCGCCGAGCTGGCCGGCGCCGAGCGCACCGCCGGCACGCTGGCGGAGCGGGAGCGGCTGGCCCGGGAGATCCACGACACGCTCGCCCAGGGCCTGTCCAGCATCCAGCTGCTGCTGCGTGCCGCCCAGCGTGCGCTGCCCGACGGCTCCCCGGCCGCCGCGCACATCGAGCAGGCCCGCGCGACCGCGCAGGACAACCTCGCCGAGGCCCGCCGCTTCGTGCACGCGCTGACCCCGCCCGACCTGGAACGCGGCTCACTGGCCGGAGCCCTGGAACGGCTGTGCTCGGGCGTGGCCGCGCCGACCAAGGTCCGCTTCACGATGAGCGGCGCTCCGGCCGAGCTGCCCACCCCCTACGAGGTGGCGCTGCTCCGGATCGCCCAGTCGGCGCTCGGCAACACCCTGCGGCACGCCCGCGCCCACCGCGCGGAGATCACCCTGAGCTTCATGGACACGGCGGTGGCGTTGGACGTCGTCGACGACGGCGCGGGTTTCGATCCCGGCGCCGGGCACACCGCCGCACGGCCCGACCGGGCGGCGGACGGCGGTTTCGGGCTGCCCGCGATGCGCTCGCGGGCCGAGGCGCTGGGCGGGACGTTCGCCGTGGAGTCGGCGCCCGGCCAGGGCACCGCGGTGGCGGTCACGCTGCCGTACCCGGTCTCCGGGGGCGGCGCATGA
- a CDS encoding ABC transporter ATP-binding protein — MSLLLDDITLTYPDGDGRLTALDRVRLEVPAGTVTAVAGPSGSGKSSLLAVAATLITPDSGRVCVDGTPTGELSAAERAVLRRRGIGIVFQQPNLLPSLTAAEQLEVMARLDGRRAAAGRVRELLAAVGLADRAHRRPHQLSGGQRQRVNIARALMNDPSVLLVDEPTSALDHERGAAVLDLLTSLTRARGTATVLVTHDRTHLGAADAVREMRDGRLAPPAADRPGDSGHRLGERGRA, encoded by the coding sequence ATGAGCCTGCTCCTCGACGACATCACCCTGACCTATCCCGACGGCGACGGCAGGCTCACCGCCCTGGACCGGGTACGCCTGGAGGTGCCCGCGGGCACGGTCACGGCGGTGGCCGGGCCGTCCGGCTCGGGCAAGTCCAGCCTGCTCGCGGTCGCGGCCACGCTGATCACGCCGGACAGCGGACGCGTATGCGTGGACGGTACGCCGACCGGGGAGCTGAGCGCCGCGGAGCGGGCGGTGCTGCGCCGCCGCGGCATCGGGATCGTCTTCCAGCAGCCCAACCTGCTGCCGTCGCTGACGGCGGCGGAGCAGCTGGAGGTGATGGCCCGCCTGGACGGCCGCCGGGCGGCGGCGGGCCGGGTCCGCGAACTCCTGGCCGCCGTGGGCCTCGCCGACCGGGCGCACCGGCGCCCGCACCAGCTCTCCGGCGGTCAGCGCCAGCGTGTCAACATCGCCCGTGCGCTGATGAACGACCCTTCCGTCCTCCTGGTCGACGAGCCCACCAGCGCCCTCGACCACGAACGCGGCGCGGCCGTCCTCGACCTGCTGACCAGCCTCACCCGTGCCCGCGGCACGGCGACCGTCCTCGTCACCCACGACCGCACCCACCTGGGCGCGGCGGACGCGGTGCGGGAGATGAGAGACGGACGGCTGGCCCCTCCAGCCGCCGACCGCCCCGGTGATTCGGGACACCGACTGGGCGAACGAGGAAGGGCCTGA
- a CDS encoding NTP transferase domain-containing protein, translating into MTRAEDEIAGLVLAAGGGRRLGGRPKALLAHRGRPLVEHAVGTLRAAGCERVHVVLGARSAEVRRRAALAGCVLVENPRWEQGMGSSLRAGLDSLAGTGARAALVLLVDQPGVSAEAVARVRAAYRDEGSLVSAAYDGVRGHPVLLGAAHWGGVAESATGDRGARAYLRAHERSITLVECGDVARAYDIDTEADLGHLE; encoded by the coding sequence ATGACACGCGCAGAGGACGAGATCGCGGGACTGGTGCTGGCCGCCGGCGGCGGGCGGCGGCTCGGCGGGCGGCCCAAGGCGCTGCTGGCGCACCGGGGCCGGCCGCTGGTGGAGCACGCGGTCGGGACCCTGCGGGCGGCCGGATGCGAACGGGTCCACGTGGTCCTGGGCGCGCGGTCGGCCGAGGTGCGGCGGCGCGCGGCACTGGCCGGCTGCGTGCTCGTGGAGAACCCGCGCTGGGAGCAGGGCATGGGCTCCTCGCTGCGGGCCGGGCTGGACTCCCTCGCCGGTACGGGGGCCCGCGCGGCCCTGGTCCTGCTCGTGGACCAGCCCGGTGTGAGCGCCGAGGCGGTGGCCCGGGTGCGGGCCGCGTACCGGGACGAGGGCTCGCTGGTCTCGGCCGCGTACGACGGCGTGCGCGGCCATCCGGTGCTGCTCGGGGCGGCCCACTGGGGCGGCGTCGCGGAGAGCGCGACCGGCGACCGGGGGGCACGCGCCTACCTGAGGGCGCACGAGAGATCGATCACCCTCGTCGAGTGCGGGGACGTGGCACGGGCGTACGACATCGACACCGAGGCCGACCTGGGCCACCTTGAGTGA
- a CDS encoding response regulator transcription factor translates to MTIRLLLADDHPVVRAGLKAVLSAEPDFEIAGEAPTAERAVELAAAGGVDVVLMDLQFGTGGAHGAEATAAITARPGAPRVLVLTTYDTDADILAAVEAGAAGYLLKDAPPQELAAAVRTAASGRSALAPAVAHRLMDRMRTPAAALSRRELEVLELVRDGLSNLQISKRLFLSQATVKSHLVHIYAKLGVESRTAAVAAATGQGLIRRLRP, encoded by the coding sequence ATGACGATCCGGCTGCTGCTGGCGGACGACCATCCCGTGGTCCGTGCGGGCCTGAAGGCGGTGCTGTCCGCCGAGCCCGACTTCGAGATCGCCGGGGAGGCGCCGACGGCGGAGCGCGCCGTGGAACTGGCCGCGGCGGGCGGTGTGGACGTGGTGTTGATGGATCTGCAGTTCGGCACGGGCGGCGCGCACGGTGCGGAGGCGACGGCGGCGATCACCGCCCGGCCCGGCGCCCCGCGCGTCCTGGTGCTGACCACGTACGACACCGACGCGGACATCCTCGCCGCGGTGGAGGCCGGTGCGGCGGGCTACCTCCTGAAGGACGCGCCGCCGCAGGAGCTGGCCGCCGCGGTGCGCACCGCCGCCTCCGGCCGCTCTGCCCTCGCGCCCGCGGTCGCCCACCGTCTGATGGACCGCATGCGCACGCCCGCGGCCGCGCTCAGCCGCCGCGAGCTGGAGGTGCTGGAACTGGTCCGCGACGGCCTGTCCAACCTTCAGATCAGCAAGCGCCTGTTCCTGAGCCAGGCCACGGTGAAGTCCCATCTGGTGCACATCTACGCCAAGTTGGGCGTCGAGTCGCGTACCGCGGCGGTGGCGGCGGCAACCGGGCAGGGCCTCATCCGGCGCCTGAGACCGTGA
- a CDS encoding IclR family transcriptional regulator yields MPPSDERKSSASAGPAATGGVQSLERAFDLLERMADAGGEVGLSELSAASGLPLPTIHRLMRTLVACGYVRQQPNRRYSLGPRLIRLGESASRLLGTWARPYLARLVEETGETANMALLDGDEIVYVAQVPSKHSMRMFTEVGRRVLPHSTGVGKALLAHTSDNEVRALLARTGMPAATDKTITTPDGFLAALQDVRRLGYAVDDNEQEIGVRCLAVTVPDSPTAAAISISGPAGRVTDTATERIVPVLQQVARELSKALASSGPAA; encoded by the coding sequence GTGCCGCCGTCAGACGAGCGCAAGTCCTCCGCCTCCGCCGGCCCCGCCGCCACCGGTGGGGTCCAGTCCCTCGAGCGTGCCTTCGACCTGCTCGAGCGGATGGCGGACGCCGGGGGCGAGGTGGGTCTGAGCGAGCTCTCCGCCGCGAGCGGTCTGCCGCTGCCCACCATCCACCGGCTGATGCGGACCCTGGTCGCCTGCGGCTATGTGCGGCAGCAGCCGAACCGGCGGTACTCGCTCGGTCCCCGCCTCATCCGCCTCGGCGAGTCCGCCTCGCGGCTGCTCGGCACTTGGGCGCGGCCGTACCTGGCACGGCTGGTGGAGGAGACCGGCGAGACCGCGAACATGGCACTGCTGGACGGGGACGAGATCGTCTACGTGGCGCAGGTGCCGTCCAAGCACTCCATGCGGATGTTCACCGAGGTGGGCCGCAGGGTGCTGCCGCACTCCACGGGCGTCGGCAAGGCCCTGCTGGCGCACACGTCCGACAACGAGGTGCGCGCGCTGCTGGCCCGCACCGGCATGCCGGCCGCCACGGACAAGACGATAACCACCCCGGACGGCTTCCTGGCGGCCCTGCAGGACGTCCGCCGGCTCGGCTACGCGGTCGACGACAACGAGCAGGAGATCGGGGTCCGCTGCCTCGCGGTCACCGTCCCCGACAGCCCCACCGCCGCGGCGATCTCCATCTCCGGCCCTGCGGGCCGGGTCACGGACACGGCGACGGAACGGATCGTCCCGGTCCTCCAGCAGGTGGCGAGAGAACTGTCCAAGGCCCTCGCCAGCTCGGGCCCGGCGGCCTGA
- a CDS encoding NCS1 family nucleobase:cation symporter-1: MPPAVDDRSSVDTGNTGNTASSGLYTYDLAPTKKEGRRWGAYNVFTLWANDVHSLGNYAFAIGLFALGLNVWGILAAFALASVLLFLLLTLSGFMGHKTGVPFPVMSRIAFGIKGAKIPAGVRGAVAIAWFGIQTYLASAVLSALLVALFPGLSRLQAHSVLGQTLLGWLTFMALWVLQVLIVSYGMQMIRRYMAFAAPTTLITMSALAAWMFFRAGGSISLSDGAALTGGAMWLHIFQGAALWVVIYGTFVLNFCDFTRSARSRASIVRGNVIGIPVNMLFFAVIVAVLSGAQFKLDGQIITSPTDIVRTIPNMILLAAASLALIALTVAVNLLANFVAPIYALVNLFPHRLNFRRAGLVSAIAGLVITPWNLYNSPIAVEYFLGGLGALLGPLFGVIMADYWLLRRARINVPDLYTEDAQGEYHYRRGYNPRAVWAFVPSAAIAVVLALVPVFHAVAGFSWFVGAILAAVFYTVIADRGALIHDVDGEAIAVAAE, translated from the coding sequence ATGCCTCCTGCTGTGGATGACCGATCGTCCGTGGATACCGGCAACACAGGCAACACAGCCAGTTCCGGCCTGTACACGTACGATCTCGCCCCCACGAAGAAAGAAGGGCGCCGCTGGGGCGCCTACAACGTCTTCACGCTCTGGGCCAACGATGTGCACAGCCTCGGAAACTACGCCTTCGCGATCGGTCTGTTCGCGCTCGGCCTGAACGTGTGGGGCATCCTGGCCGCCTTCGCACTCGCCTCCGTCCTGCTCTTCCTGCTGCTCACCCTGTCCGGGTTCATGGGACACAAGACGGGCGTCCCGTTTCCCGTCATGAGCCGCATCGCCTTCGGCATCAAGGGCGCGAAGATACCGGCCGGCGTCCGCGGCGCCGTCGCCATCGCCTGGTTCGGCATCCAGACCTACCTCGCCTCCGCCGTCCTGAGCGCGCTGCTGGTGGCCCTGTTCCCCGGCCTGAGCCGGCTCCAGGCGCATTCCGTGCTCGGCCAGACCCTGCTCGGCTGGCTCACCTTCATGGCCCTCTGGGTGCTCCAGGTGCTCATCGTGAGCTACGGCATGCAGATGATCCGGCGCTACATGGCCTTCGCCGCGCCCACCACGCTGATCACCATGTCCGCCCTGGCCGCCTGGATGTTCTTCCGGGCCGGCGGATCGATCTCCCTGTCCGACGGCGCCGCGCTCACCGGCGGCGCGATGTGGCTGCACATCTTCCAGGGCGCCGCCCTGTGGGTGGTGATCTACGGCACCTTCGTACTGAACTTCTGCGACTTCACCCGGTCGGCCAGGAGCCGCGCCTCCATCGTCCGCGGCAACGTGATCGGCATCCCGGTGAACATGCTCTTCTTCGCCGTCATCGTGGCGGTGCTCAGCGGCGCGCAGTTCAAGCTCGACGGGCAGATCATCACCAGCCCCACGGACATCGTCCGCACCATCCCGAACATGATCCTGCTGGCCGCGGCCTCGCTCGCCCTCATCGCCCTGACCGTCGCGGTGAACCTGCTGGCCAACTTCGTGGCACCGATCTACGCCCTGGTCAACCTCTTCCCGCACCGGCTGAACTTCCGCCGCGCCGGCCTCGTGAGCGCGATCGCCGGCCTGGTGATCACGCCGTGGAACCTCTACAACAGCCCGATCGCGGTGGAGTACTTCCTCGGCGGACTCGGCGCCCTGCTCGGGCCCCTCTTCGGCGTGATCATGGCGGACTACTGGCTGCTGCGCAGGGCCCGGATCAACGTGCCCGACCTCTACACCGAGGACGCGCAGGGCGAGTACCACTACCGCCGCGGCTACAACCCGCGGGCCGTCTGGGCCTTCGTGCCGTCCGCGGCCATCGCCGTCGTCCTCGCCCTGGTGCCGGTCTTCCACGCCGTGGCCGGCTTCTCCTGGTTCGTCGGCGCCATCCTCGCCGCCGTCTTCTACACGGTCATCGCCGACCGCGGCGCCCTGATCCACGACGTGGACGGCGAGGCCATCGCGGTCGCCGCCGAATGA